One Bradyrhizobium sp. ISRA464 genomic window carries:
- a CDS encoding thermonuclease family protein → MIDGDTIEIHGTRIRLWGIDAPESDQLCRNGDSELYQCGQRAATALDALLYLVKRPVISAPKDHDQYGRTVAVCKVGDPGPDMAHYLVGKGLALDWPKYSGRYYAAAQAKAQAAGRGMWAGSFVTPWLYRTCIRAGQRPSYCSDEAK, encoded by the coding sequence GTGATCGACGGCGACACGATCGAAATCCACGGCACGCGCATTCGACTGTGGGGCATCGACGCCCCCGAAAGCGATCAACTCTGCAGAAACGGTGATAGCGAGCTCTACCAGTGCGGCCAGCGGGCCGCGACCGCGTTAGATGCGCTCCTATACCTGGTTAAGCGTCCGGTCATCTCCGCACCGAAAGACCATGACCAGTACGGCCGGACCGTCGCCGTTTGCAAGGTGGGCGATCCTGGTCCCGACATGGCCCATTACCTTGTCGGAAAGGGGCTGGCTCTGGATTGGCCGAAATACTCCGGCCGCTACTACGCGGCGGCCCAAGCCAAAGCACAAGCCGCCGGCCGCGGCATGTGGGCGGGATCCTTCGTCACCCCTTGGCTTTACCGGACCTGCATCCGAGCCGGCCAGAGGCCGTCCTACTGCTCGGACGAGGCCAAATGA